From the Iodobacter fluviatilis genome, one window contains:
- a CDS encoding M48 family metallopeptidase — MEEQGTSSINPQRAVIRPYANERRLFVIMAVISGLSWLALTLVTFGIIWIIMLVLYLIGLFGFSYFISYVRGNGVRVTAEQFPDLHTRFDHCCQIIGLKKQPEFYLMTGNGALNAFATRFLRRYYVVLLSDIVDALQDDNEALNFYIGHELGHIAQKHLVHHWWLVFASWIPLLGTAYSRAREYSCDQYGLACTSNKQSAVHALAVLAAGCSRWKSLNTQAYIAQAQDTDGFWMAVNELTADYPWLCKRVARIENGDAAVFPRRNIFAWIISATIPNTGFGLIGAMVVYIYLLLILLPVSISAYSQYQTKALNAKTQVELSQAYTEGMVAAKLVGNFYEENQYMPEVVEALGFKIPAKSLIKSVEINPESAEISLALNAPHQDKEIILSPSAGDDGSVSWACSVTGKVDTDALPHDCSPAFDESDTGRAAPESTTSLGKLFKFLK, encoded by the coding sequence ATGGAAGAGCAGGGTACATCATCAATTAATCCCCAAAGGGCGGTCATCAGGCCATACGCTAACGAGCGCCGCCTGTTTGTGATCATGGCCGTGATTTCAGGGCTGAGCTGGCTGGCTTTAACGCTGGTCACCTTTGGCATTATCTGGATCATTATGCTGGTGCTTTATCTCATCGGCTTATTTGGGTTTTCATATTTTATTTCTTATGTACGCGGCAATGGTGTTCGGGTCACTGCTGAGCAGTTTCCTGATTTACATACCCGTTTTGATCATTGTTGCCAGATTATCGGGCTGAAAAAACAACCAGAATTTTATTTAATGACGGGAAATGGTGCTTTAAACGCATTCGCCACCCGTTTTTTACGCCGCTATTATGTGGTGCTGCTCAGCGATATTGTCGATGCTTTGCAGGATGATAACGAGGCGCTGAATTTTTATATCGGCCACGAGCTGGGCCACATTGCGCAAAAGCATTTAGTGCATCACTGGTGGCTGGTTTTTGCCAGCTGGATTCCCCTGCTTGGCACAGCGTATTCCCGTGCCAGAGAATACAGCTGCGATCAGTATGGCTTAGCCTGCACAAGCAATAAGCAAAGCGCTGTGCATGCTCTGGCGGTATTAGCAGCCGGCTGCAGCCGCTGGAAAAGCTTGAATACACAGGCTTATATCGCTCAGGCCCAGGATACAGATGGCTTCTGGATGGCGGTGAATGAATTAACCGCAGATTACCCATGGCTGTGCAAGCGGGTTGCCCGCATAGAAAACGGCGACGCTGCTGTATTTCCTCGTCGTAATATCTTTGCATGGATTATTTCTGCCACGATCCCCAATACAGGTTTTGGTTTAATTGGCGCGATGGTTGTTTATATCTATTTGCTGCTGATTCTGTTGCCGGTTTCCATCTCTGCGTATTCCCAGTACCAGACTAAGGCACTGAATGCCAAAACACAGGTGGAATTAAGCCAAGCTTATACTGAGGGTATGGTTGCGGCCAAGCTGGTGGGAAACTTCTACGAAGAAAACCAATATATGCCGGAAGTCGTTGAAGCATTGGGTTTTAAAATTCCGGCTAAGAGCTTGATTAAAAGTGTAGAAATCAACCCTGAATCGGCCGAAATTAGCTTAGCGCTAAACGCGCCTCATCAGGATAAAGAGATTATTCTTAGCCCTTCTGCTGGTGATGATGGCTCGGTCAGCTGGGCTTGCAGCGTAACGGGTAAAGTGGATACAGATGCTTTACCTCATGATTGCTCCCCCGCATTTGATGAATCTGATACTGGCAGAGCCGCGCCGGAATCAACAACATCGCTGGGTAAATTATTTAAATTCTTAAAGTAA
- a CDS encoding hemerythrin domain-containing protein, which translates to MMSLFSAESITFETPIAMLMACHDRVRQYAELTLKLAQYLIKEGVDSKAQDAAASILRYFDVAAPLHHEDEDLDLFPLLSHYGDAELQTLIASVSAEHETLALLWQDIRSYLIPLAAGHGEILPLALAQEFARLYPAHADLEEARIYPSAEKLLDAPTLAAMGQRMAERRAHSPAEDEVL; encoded by the coding sequence ATGATGTCGCTGTTTTCTGCTGAATCAATCACATTTGAAACACCCATCGCCATGCTGATGGCCTGCCACGACAGAGTGCGCCAATACGCAGAATTAACACTCAAACTGGCTCAGTACCTGATAAAAGAAGGGGTGGACAGCAAGGCTCAGGACGCTGCTGCAAGCATTTTGCGTTATTTTGATGTAGCGGCACCGCTGCACCACGAAGATGAAGATCTCGATTTGTTTCCGCTGCTCAGCCATTACGGCGATGCTGAGCTGCAAACCCTTATTGCATCGGTCAGTGCAGAGCACGAAACACTTGCACTGCTTTGGCAGGATATACGCAGCTATTTAATTCCACTGGCAGCAGGCCATGGTGAAATCTTGCCACTGGCTCTTGCGCAGGAATTTGCAAGACTTTACCCGGCCCATGCCGATCTAGAAGAAGCACGCATTTATCCCAGCGCCGAAAAACTGCTTGATGCGCCCACGCTAGCTGCAATGGGGCAAAGAATGGCCGAACGGCGGGCACACAGCCCCGCAGAGGATGAAGTTTTATAA
- a CDS encoding 4'-phosphopantetheinyl transferase family protein — MLYAEVLLTRITQNPYLSSDLLSASSKAKLAAIQSPTRAQQFILGRLLLAQAASQFLGIEYMAGDIEEGEFFPYLSRATHLHASISHSGDSLGVTVNPQRIGLDIESCRPKANIAKLAEFALHQDEASWVSAVPEESQERFYLLWTLREAAFKAGIREQVIRGNSLMIDGNISPAWHWASEREPSQRVSIACLAPCSMVLIHKSSL, encoded by the coding sequence ATGCTTTACGCCGAAGTTCTTCTTACCCGGATCACTCAAAACCCATACCTGAGCAGCGATCTGCTTTCTGCCAGTAGTAAAGCTAAGCTGGCAGCGATCCAGTCCCCCACTCGCGCACAACAATTTATTCTTGGGCGTCTGTTGCTCGCCCAGGCTGCAAGCCAATTTTTAGGAATTGAATACATGGCAGGCGATATTGAAGAAGGGGAGTTCTTCCCCTATTTAAGCCGGGCCACTCATTTACATGCCAGTATTTCACACAGCGGAGACAGCCTGGGAGTAACGGTGAACCCCCAACGAATCGGGCTGGATATAGAAAGCTGCCGCCCCAAGGCCAATATCGCCAAGCTGGCTGAATTTGCACTGCATCAGGATGAAGCCAGCTGGGTCAGCGCCGTCCCGGAAGAATCCCAAGAGCGTTTTTACTTGCTCTGGACACTGCGTGAAGCGGCTTTTAAAGCCGGGATTCGTGAGCAGGTAATCCGGGGCAACAGCTTAATGATTGATGGGAATATCAGCCCAGCCTGGCACTGGGCCAGTGAAAGAGAGCCCTCTCAACGGGTCAGCATCGCCTGTTTGGCCCCCTGCTCCATGGTTTTAATCCACAAATCCAGCCTTTAG
- a CDS encoding ProQ/FINO family protein, with the protein MMTDQNSALAQALQSAIGEKSARQQQIMIIELLYQRYPVMKQFKPLMIGVHKELEKALPQFGANHVHRSIAAHCRKVRYLKSVARGGKRFDLNGKPAGDVTAEEKAAAAKFVQNIEDRKKPQTAATAEEVAVEQLVLSATSEVIAEPAK; encoded by the coding sequence ATGATGACCGATCAAAATTCAGCTTTAGCTCAAGCATTACAATCTGCGATTGGCGAGAAATCAGCCCGTCAACAGCAAATTATGATTATTGAATTACTTTATCAGCGCTATCCGGTGATGAAGCAGTTCAAGCCTTTAATGATCGGTGTTCACAAAGAACTGGAAAAAGCACTGCCGCAATTCGGTGCCAATCATGTACATCGCTCGATTGCGGCCCATTGCCGTAAAGTGCGCTACCTGAAATCAGTAGCTCGTGGCGGTAAACGCTTTGATCTGAATGGCAAACCAGCAGGCGATGTAACTGCAGAAGAAAAAGCTGCCGCAGCCAAGTTTGTACAAAACATCGAAGACCGCAAAAAGCCACAAACCGCAGCCACAGCAGAAGAAGTGGCTGTTGAGCAGCTAGTGCTTTCTGCCACCAGCGAAGTGATTGCTGAACCAGCGAAGTGA
- a CDS encoding TDT family transporter — protein MFKRIHQLLAAAPTPMAGLALGLASLGWCWENAGDFSGYAQLSGAVIASVLLLILAFKFVLHPRLLLKDLAHPVVGSVVPTFAMATMVVSKASGHFAPAFAEGLWLFAVILHMVFLATFIWHRAKDFEIHHMVPSWFVPPVGIIVADVAFPGGQFAALANGLLWFGIFCYAVMLPLMLYRLIFSHEVPDAAKPTIAILAAPASLSLAGYLTVTTEPSLLIVALLFGIAVLMTGIIYLAFFKLLILPFSPGYAAFTFPLVIGATALFKVSHLLGQWEFAAAYVNQIQWLAQFELGIATVVVGYVALRYAIFFMAKDDVVTFKAGQLLHR, from the coding sequence ATGTTTAAGCGAATTCATCAATTACTTGCCGCCGCTCCTACTCCAATGGCGGGTTTAGCTTTAGGCCTTGCCAGCCTTGGGTGGTGTTGGGAAAACGCTGGCGATTTTTCTGGTTATGCTCAGCTATCAGGCGCTGTGATCGCCTCAGTGCTGTTACTTATTCTAGCTTTCAAATTTGTGCTTCACCCCCGTTTACTGCTGAAAGATTTAGCCCACCCTGTGGTTGGCAGCGTGGTTCCAACCTTTGCAATGGCTACGATGGTGGTGTCAAAGGCATCAGGTCACTTTGCTCCCGCTTTTGCTGAGGGTCTTTGGCTATTTGCCGTGATCTTGCATATGGTGTTTCTGGCGACGTTTATCTGGCATCGGGCTAAAGACTTTGAAATTCACCATATGGTGCCAAGCTGGTTTGTGCCACCGGTAGGGATTATCGTTGCGGATGTGGCTTTTCCTGGCGGGCAATTTGCCGCTCTAGCAAATGGCTTGCTGTGGTTTGGGATATTTTGCTACGCAGTGATGCTGCCGCTGATGCTCTACCGTTTGATTTTCAGCCATGAAGTACCTGATGCGGCCAAGCCAACCATCGCCATTCTGGCTGCCCCTGCCAGCCTCTCACTTGCGGGCTACTTAACCGTGACCACCGAGCCATCGCTGCTGATTGTGGCTCTGTTATTCGGGATTGCGGTGCTGATGACAGGCATTATCTACCTCGCCTTTTTCAAGCTGCTGATTCTGCCCTTTTCACCAGGCTATGCTGCATTTACTTTCCCGCTGGTAATTGGTGCTACGGCGCTGTTTAAAGTGAGTCACCTGCTTGGGCAATGGGAATTTGCTGCTGCTTATGTGAATCAGATTCAATGGCTGGCGCAGTTTGAATTAGGCATTGCCACCGTGGTTGTGGGCTATGTGGCGCTGCGGTATGCGATATTTTTTATGGCAAAAGATGATGTAGTTACATTTAAAGCAGGGCAGTTGCTGCACAGATAA
- a CDS encoding LysR substrate-binding domain-containing protein: MKLTLQQLKSFAAIARYGNLGTAANELCLSKGAISQSLQELERQLATPLFDRIHPRLQLNAEGKLLQPVAEELLARMMDIETMFASDNEPVGQLRLGATQTIGNYLLPILLARTEQTTTPRISIANTHILSHALAHFELDLALIEGENHHPDLIADPWLQDEMCIVAAPAHPFVKQAKLAISALSGETWVLREPMSGNREQFEQLIQPQLSTSRIGLELNTLEAVMLAVEQGLGISFISRLAAQDRINNGRLVCLAMQQRFPRQLYLAWHKQKYHSTALRRFIQFCRDQAGVIC, from the coding sequence ATGAAGCTCACTCTGCAACAGCTAAAATCCTTCGCTGCCATTGCCCGCTATGGCAATCTTGGCACGGCAGCCAATGAGCTGTGCCTGAGCAAGGGCGCCATTTCTCAGTCTTTGCAAGAGTTAGAGCGCCAGCTGGCCACACCGTTGTTTGATCGGATACATCCGCGCCTGCAATTAAACGCAGAAGGTAAATTATTACAGCCCGTGGCCGAAGAATTGCTCGCCCGGATGATGGATATTGAAACGATGTTTGCCAGCGATAACGAACCGGTCGGCCAGCTGCGCCTTGGGGCTACCCAAACCATAGGCAACTATCTGCTACCTATTTTGCTGGCACGCACCGAACAAACCACCACACCACGCATATCCATCGCCAATACCCATATCCTGAGCCATGCGCTTGCGCATTTTGAGCTGGATCTCGCCTTGATCGAAGGTGAAAACCATCACCCAGATTTAATCGCCGATCCATGGCTGCAGGATGAAATGTGCATTGTGGCGGCCCCCGCTCATCCATTTGTCAAACAGGCCAAACTGGCTATCTCTGCATTAAGCGGCGAAACATGGGTGCTTCGTGAACCCATGTCAGGTAATCGGGAACAATTTGAGCAACTGATACAGCCACAGCTCAGCACCAGCCGAATCGGATTGGAACTAAATACCCTAGAGGCCGTCATGTTAGCTGTGGAACAGGGGCTGGGCATCAGCTTTATATCCAGGCTGGCAGCACAAGACCGTATCAATAATGGGCGATTAGTTTGCCTCGCCATGCAGCAGCGCTTCCCACGCCAGCTTTACCTTGCATGGCATAAACAAAAATATCACTCCACCGCTTTGCGCAGGTTTATTCAGTTTTGCAGAGATCAGGCAGGGGTGATTTGCTAA
- a CDS encoding SulP family inorganic anion transporter, whose protein sequence is MNIFFLRIIPGLAIFLNYPRDCWRQDLLAGLSVASVALPVGVAYAQLAGMSPIAGLYASILPMVAYALFGSSRQLIVGPDAATCAMVASTLLPMAMGNSELYISLSVALALITGLFCLLASRFKLGFLADFLSPPILAGFLNGVAISIALGQLGKLLGFTFHKHDFIGRILELPDRLPELHPATAVIGLGTLLAIQVIKRLLPKLPTALVAMGLAGLIIFSLNLQNAGIAIIGLLPAGLPTLHWPTIPRAHLGELLGAGAGLALISFSSAILTARSFAAKNRYEIDADREFTALGMANIAAAFSQGFVISGADSRTAVNDNAGGKTQMVSLVAAATIAIAIALFTAPLQYVPIAALAAVLITASFGLMSFANFIYFRQASRGEYGIAILTVIGVACVGVMQGMLFAVLMATLRLLIKLARPHESLLGIYPGKTSFHDLSHHPGAAPIDGMLVYRFDASLNFFNANYFRQRVLSLADGASPHVSWVVLDTVPINQIDIAGIEAIIILQRDLKERGIALALAGRKKQTEFIAARHHKLDELQANFLIFSSVKQAYRAFRQQVLVQTQMMQTAAQLPLKWQAEENEAAQN, encoded by the coding sequence TTGAACATATTCTTTCTGCGCATTATCCCTGGGCTGGCCATATTTCTAAATTACCCACGGGATTGCTGGCGGCAGGATTTGCTGGCGGGCTTATCGGTGGCCTCCGTCGCGCTGCCGGTGGGCGTGGCCTACGCCCAGTTGGCGGGAATGAGCCCGATTGCTGGCCTATATGCCAGCATTCTGCCCATGGTGGCTTATGCGCTGTTTGGCTCTTCTAGGCAATTAATCGTCGGCCCAGATGCCGCGACCTGTGCCATGGTGGCTTCTACCTTGCTGCCGATGGCAATGGGAAATTCTGAGCTGTATATCTCGCTTTCAGTGGCTTTGGCGCTGATTACCGGGCTGTTTTGCCTGCTCGCTAGCCGCTTTAAGCTGGGGTTTCTGGCCGACTTCTTATCCCCGCCCATTCTGGCTGGTTTTTTAAACGGTGTAGCAATCAGTATTGCACTGGGGCAGCTAGGTAAATTGCTGGGATTTACTTTTCATAAACACGATTTTATTGGCCGGATTCTGGAGCTGCCAGATCGCCTGCCCGAGCTGCATCCAGCCACAGCAGTCATTGGCCTTGGTACGCTGTTAGCCATTCAAGTTATTAAACGCCTACTGCCTAAGCTGCCCACCGCCCTTGTTGCCATGGGGCTGGCAGGGTTAATCATCTTTAGTCTGAATTTACAAAATGCAGGCATCGCCATTATCGGCTTATTGCCAGCTGGCCTACCCACCTTGCACTGGCCCACTATTCCCCGGGCCCATCTGGGTGAATTACTCGGGGCAGGAGCGGGGCTGGCACTGATCAGCTTTAGCAGCGCCATTCTGACTGCCCGCAGCTTTGCCGCAAAAAATCGCTACGAGATCGATGCAGACAGGGAATTTACCGCGCTGGGTATGGCCAATATTGCAGCGGCGTTTTCACAGGGCTTTGTGATTAGCGGCGCGGATTCCAGAACGGCGGTGAATGATAATGCCGGTGGTAAGACTCAAATGGTAAGCCTAGTCGCAGCGGCGACCATCGCCATTGCCATCGCGCTATTTACCGCCCCGCTGCAATATGTGCCGATTGCCGCACTGGCCGCCGTGCTGATTACCGCCTCGTTTGGGCTGATGAGTTTTGCCAATTTTATTTATTTTCGCCAAGCCAGCCGTGGCGAATACGGCATTGCCATCCTCACCGTGATTGGCGTGGCCTGTGTAGGCGTGATGCAGGGCATGCTATTTGCCGTGTTAATGGCTACGCTAAGGCTGCTGATTAAGCTGGCCCGGCCACATGAAAGCCTACTGGGTATATATCCTGGCAAAACCAGCTTTCACGACCTATCCCACCATCCTGGCGCAGCCCCCATTGATGGCATGTTGGTGTATCGCTTTGATGCCTCGCTTAATTTCTTTAACGCCAATTACTTCCGCCAGCGGGTTTTATCTTTAGCCGATGGTGCCTCGCCCCATGTTTCATGGGTGGTGCTGGATACCGTGCCGATTAATCAAATTGATATCGCAGGCATCGAAGCGATCATTATTTTGCAAAGAGATTTAAAAGAGCGCGGCATCGCCCTAGCCCTAGCAGGGCGCAAAAAACAAACCGAGTTTATCGCCGCCCGTCACCATAAACTGGATGAGTTACAAGCCAACTTTTTGATTTTCTCCAGCGTAAAACAAGCTTACAGGGCATTCAGGCAACAAGTGTTGGTACAAACTCAAATGATGCAAACTGCTGCTCAATTGCCACTAAAGTGGCAGGCAGAGGAAAATGAAGCTGCGCAGAATTAA
- a CDS encoding anaerobic ribonucleoside-triphosphate reductase activating protein, protein MMPAAKIGGLVPFSSCDYPGKLACVVFLAGCPWRCGYCHNPHLQAREQHDAAPQWDEILIWLKTRRGLLDAVVFSGGEPLTEPRLPEMMSAVKALGFNIGLHSGGAYPKRLQECLPYLDWVGFDIKSDFMLYEKITTVTGSGAVASASLKLLLASKVALECRSTIHPSLHSEDELIHLAQILSKAGVQRYVLQSFRPAGCIEPALINSAQLHFPLPATLVAIEQQFASFEFVPTLVA, encoded by the coding sequence ATGATGCCCGCGGCCAAGATTGGCGGCCTAGTGCCGTTTTCTAGCTGTGATTATCCCGGCAAGCTGGCTTGCGTAGTGTTTCTGGCGGGCTGCCCTTGGCGCTGTGGCTACTGTCATAATCCGCATCTGCAAGCGCGAGAGCAGCACGATGCAGCACCACAGTGGGATGAAATTCTGATCTGGCTAAAAACGCGCCGCGGCCTTTTGGATGCGGTGGTTTTTTCGGGGGGCGAGCCACTGACCGAGCCGCGTTTACCTGAAATGATGAGTGCTGTAAAAGCGCTGGGTTTCAACATTGGCCTGCATAGCGGCGGCGCTTATCCCAAGCGTTTGCAGGAATGCCTGCCCTATCTGGATTGGGTGGGTTTTGATATCAAAAGCGATTTTATGCTTTACGAAAAAATCACCACCGTTACTGGTAGTGGTGCTGTGGCCAGTGCCTCATTAAAGCTGCTGCTGGCGAGTAAGGTGGCGCTGGAATGCCGTAGTACTATTCACCCCAGCCTGCATAGCGAGGATGAGCTAATTCACCTTGCCCAAATATTAAGCAAAGCAGGGGTGCAGCGCTATGTCTTGCAATCCTTCAGGCCTGCTGGTTGTATCGAGCCTGCTTTGATTAATTCTGCGCAGCTTCATTTTCCTCTGCCTGCCACTTTAGTGGCAATTGAGCAGCAGTTTGCATCATTTGAGTTTGTACCAACACTTGTTGCCTGA
- the nrdD gene encoding anaerobic ribonucleoside-triphosphate reductase yields the protein MSDLSVQTKLAPELKDEERTRCEIWTRVMGYHRPVSSFNIGKKGEFKERQFFNECNTAQ from the coding sequence ATGAGTGATTTATCGGTTCAAACCAAGCTGGCCCCTGAGCTTAAAGATGAAGAACGTACTCGCTGCGAGATCTGGACTCGGGTGATGGGGTATCACCGGCCGGTGAGCAGTTTTAATATTGGTAAGAAAGGCGAGTTTAAAGAAAGACAATTCTTTAACGAATGTAATACCGCTCAATAA
- a CDS encoding ribonucleoside triphosphate reductase — protein sequence MTIDPQYVLKRDGRIVPFDMDKIRLALLSASRVTGEFDEAEATRLSTLISSRLQGDLTPTIEQIQDQAEEALLQYHYLKTARAFIAYRSQHARLRSDVRTVVDVESSINEYLDQSDWRVNANANQGWSLGGLILNTSGKMIANYWLSHVYPPAIGEAHRSGAMHIHDLDMLSGYCAGWSLRRLLQEGFNGVPGKVEAKPPKHFSAAIGQIVNFLGTLQNEWAGAQAFSSFDTYMAAFIRADNLQYTQVKQYIQELIYNLNVPSRWGTQTPFTNLTFDWICPEDLREQIPYVGGKEMPFSYGDLQTEMDMINRAYIEVMMEGDALGRVFTFPIPTYNITKDFAWDHPNTDLLFEMTAKYGLPYFQNFLNSDLEPHMVRSMCCRLQLDLRELLKRGNGLFGSAEQTGSLGVVTINCARIGYEFKGNEVGLLARIDTLMELAKQSLEIKRKLIGRLIDGGLYPYTKRYLGTLRNHFSTLGVNGINEMIRNFSDDQDDISSPEGYALAIRLLDHIRAKMSEFQEETGHLYNLEATPAEGTTYRFAKEDKKFYPDILQAGTVEQPFYTNSSQLPVGFTDDPFEALGRQQELQRKYTGGTVLHLYMNEAISSPAACKALVKKALTNYRLPYITITPTFSICPKHGYLSGHHEFCPKCDGELLAKKSCAAA from the coding sequence ATGACTATAGATCCGCAGTATGTGCTTAAACGCGATGGCCGCATCGTGCCTTTTGATATGGATAAAATCCGCCTTGCCCTGCTCAGTGCCAGCCGGGTGACGGGCGAATTTGATGAGGCAGAAGCGACACGCTTAAGCACGCTGATTAGCAGCCGCTTGCAGGGTGATCTCACCCCCACCATCGAGCAGATTCAGGATCAGGCTGAAGAAGCGCTGCTGCAATATCATTATTTAAAAACCGCCCGCGCTTTTATTGCTTACCGCAGCCAGCATGCGCGTTTGCGCTCGGATGTGCGTACGGTGGTGGATGTTGAATCGTCGATTAATGAATACTTGGATCAATCTGACTGGCGGGTCAATGCCAATGCCAATCAGGGCTGGAGCTTGGGCGGGCTGATTTTAAATACCAGTGGCAAGATGATTGCCAATTACTGGTTAAGCCATGTTTATCCGCCCGCTATTGGCGAGGCGCATCGCTCTGGTGCCATGCATATTCATGATTTGGACATGTTGTCTGGTTATTGTGCGGGCTGGTCTTTGCGCCGCCTCTTGCAAGAGGGTTTTAATGGCGTGCCGGGCAAGGTTGAGGCTAAACCGCCTAAGCATTTTTCTGCAGCCATTGGCCAGATTGTTAATTTCTTAGGCACTTTGCAAAATGAATGGGCGGGTGCTCAGGCGTTCAGCTCATTTGATACCTATATGGCGGCGTTTATTCGTGCAGATAATCTGCAATACACGCAGGTAAAGCAGTATATCCAAGAGCTGATTTACAACCTGAATGTGCCCAGCCGCTGGGGCACGCAAACACCATTTACTAATCTGACTTTCGATTGGATTTGCCCAGAAGATTTGCGCGAACAAATCCCCTATGTGGGTGGCAAGGAAATGCCATTTAGCTACGGCGATTTGCAAACCGAAATGGATATGATTAACCGTGCCTATATCGAAGTGATGATGGAAGGCGATGCCTTGGGGCGGGTGTTTACTTTCCCGATTCCCACCTACAACATAACCAAAGATTTTGCCTGGGATCACCCCAATACCGATCTTTTGTTTGAAATGACCGCTAAGTATGGCCTGCCCTATTTCCAGAATTTTTTAAATTCGGATCTAGAGCCGCATATGGTGCGCTCCATGTGCTGCCGCTTGCAGCTTGATCTGCGCGAGCTTTTAAAGCGTGGCAATGGCTTATTTGGCTCGGCCGAGCAAACCGGCTCGCTGGGTGTGGTCACCATTAATTGCGCGCGAATTGGTTATGAATTTAAAGGCAATGAAGTAGGCCTCTTGGCGCGGATTGATACGCTGATGGAGCTGGCCAAGCAATCTTTAGAAATTAAACGCAAACTGATCGGTCGTTTAATTGATGGCGGCCTATATCCCTATACCAAACGGTATTTAGGCACGCTGCGTAATCACTTCAGCACGCTTGGCGTGAACGGTATTAACGAGATGATTCGCAATTTTAGCGATGATCAAGACGATATCAGTAGCCCAGAAGGCTATGCCTTAGCGATTCGTTTGCTGGATCATATCCGCGCCAAAATGAGCGAGTTTCAAGAAGAAACCGGCCATCTTTATAATCTGGAAGCCACGCCCGCCGAAGGCACGACTTATCGCTTTGCTAAAGAAGATAAGAAGTTTTACCCCGATATCTTGCAAGCAGGCACGGTGGAGCAGCCCTTCTATACCAACTCCAGCCAGCTGCCGGTGGGCTTTACCGATGATCCGTTCGAAGCCTTGGGCCGTCAGCAGGAATTACAGCGCAAATACACCGGCGGCACGGTGCTGCATCTGTATATGAACGAGGCGATTTCCAGCCCCGCCGCATGCAAAGCACTGGTGAAAAAAGCGCTGACCAACTACCGCCTGCCCTATATCACCATCACGCCCACCTTCTCTATCTGCCCGAAACACGGCTATCTAAGCGGCCACCACGAGTTTTGCCCGAAATGCGATGGCGAGTTGCTGGCGAAGAAGAGCTGTGCTGCTGCATAA
- the cobS gene encoding adenosylcobinamide-GDP ribazoletransferase: MKFDWREPVLAVQFLTRLPTPQIRQFEPTLLAAAAPWFPVVGLLIGAFLTAMVFLAAKADPWLAALAGFLLWTWITGGLHLDGLADMSDGLGAAHRDPERFLAVLKDPHLGSFGVLALICQSAAKLVLLMLLARQQECLALLLIPAWARFGVLYWSRLPALAPGMAEQFAWQKTSWSLYILLAVLLLASYWIAPALMLAPLLILAYAKWLMHKLGGMTGDCLGAGIEITETGLLFCVLVLII; encoded by the coding sequence ATGAAATTTGACTGGCGCGAGCCCGTGCTGGCGGTGCAGTTTTTAACCCGCCTGCCAACGCCGCAGATTCGTCAATTTGAGCCGACTTTACTTGCCGCTGCTGCGCCGTGGTTTCCTGTGGTTGGCTTGTTGATTGGTGCGTTTTTAACTGCGATGGTGTTTCTTGCTGCCAAAGCAGACCCTTGGCTCGCTGCTTTGGCGGGTTTTTTACTTTGGACATGGATTACCGGCGGGCTGCACTTAGATGGCCTTGCTGATATGTCGGATGGTTTAGGCGCTGCGCATCGTGATCCGGAACGGTTTTTGGCGGTGCTGAAAGATCCGCATCTGGGCAGCTTTGGCGTGTTGGCTCTGATTTGCCAGTCTGCTGCTAAGCTGGTGCTCTTAATGCTGCTGGCTAGACAACAAGAATGCTTGGCGTTGTTGTTGATCCCCGCATGGGCACGCTTTGGTGTTTTGTATTGGAGCCGTTTACCCGCTTTAGCCCCTGGCATGGCCGAGCAATTTGCCTGGCAAAAAACCAGCTGGTCGCTGTATATTCTTTTGGCAGTGCTTTTGCTGGCATCCTATTGGATTGCCCCAGCATTAATGCTGGCTCCTCTGCTGATTTTGGCTTATGCCAAGTGGTTGATGCATAAATTAGGCGGGATGACAGGGGATTGCCTGGGAGCGGGAATAGAGATAACTGAAACGGGCTTATTATTTTGCGTGCTTGTTCTGATCATATAA